One Danio rerio strain Tuebingen ecotype United States chromosome 7, GRCz12tu, whole genome shotgun sequence genomic window, TGACTCTCGGTGGTCACTAAAAATCcgatggcacttctcgtaaacagtaggggtgtaaccctggtgtcctggacAAATTTCCCTCATCTgctcttacccatcatggcctcccaatcctcCCCATCTACCGAAGTCACTCTAGAACTCTCTCtacactccacctatagctggtgtatggtgagcgaactggcgccgttgtcctgtggctgccatcgcatcatccaagtggatgctgcacaatggtggtggTGTGTAGAGagccccctcatgattgtgaagctctTTGGGTGTTTGGCCATACAGCCCATGTATGTtgaaaaactaaaatgatttCTATTTGATCCGGCTTATTACCATGATTTGTAACGCTCCCTCTTTTAAGTATGctttcctttttgttttgttgctttactTGATTATGCTTTATAACTGTTTATCTATTCTgtacatcagtgtttctcaaccacgttcctggtggactgcatgttttgcatgtctcctttgtctgttagACCCTttgcaggtctttcagtctctgctaatgagctgctgATCTGAATTAAGGTGTATTAGGTAAAGGAGATAtgggaaatgtgcagagctggtggtcctccaggaacgtggttgagaaacaatgCTGTACAGCACACTGGCCAGTGTTagttgtgctttataaataaactgaaattgaaaactgatatgcatttttaatattaaaacaaggATTAGACTGAATCCTTTCTCACCAAGTAATGCATGAAGCCGTCATTCATCCGGACACACTCCTTATACAGCAGACTGTCCTCTTGTAGCTCCGTCAGGAAAACGTGGAACGGCTGCAAGGCCTTTTTATTGGATCCATAGAGGCGTCTGATCTGAGCCGCAAGACGACTGATTTCCTATGAGAAAAAAAGCACCAATAAAATCACTCTCAATGAAAACAAGCACAGTTTTATcagcaaacaaatacatttggTTAATTATTTGTCTAGCACAACTATTCACACCCCTGTGAGAGTATTCGCGACGACAGCTAACATTTTAGCAGAGCTGTTTGAAAAGATAAGCAAGTTGTTCAagcaatgtgttaaaaaatcgGTAACGCtttataactacacactatgaatcatttactaagcattagcatctagtgaattcattatttgttaagcattaaaggatcacgaaacaccaaaacacattttttgagctgttgacagtcgtatatgtgtcccgcactgctaaaaacactattaggacacctatatttcactaaaaagtgtaaattggttgtttttgcgttatttcaagcaaattcgtacttccggtttgaaacgaatttttgaagctgcgtcacggtcatgacataatagcgttgtattccagcgtgcagactggacgtctgtgccagagtgtgttttattacgtcttacagcctgctgcattaatgcatgagtaaagcttggttcaaaccaatcagcacgctctattgtgcaacttcattaatattcattagtgtcacagtgtttagacgacagagacgccacgttgtgttggcaaaacaagcgtgaagtgttgcttttatagtttgctgcagttaagttttgtttttattttctctctgtgagagctcagactcacgtgtggattaacagtgtacgcgacgctcgacaacaataacttacgtgtctaaggaggattattgtttacctgagagctgttctcatctgcaaacgctgagatccggattcgcttgtagtctcctcttaataaagacgcggctctagttgctgttgattgtcctgtctctacagatttggtaagtgagcgaccagtgctgtttattcagttcgtattttattcgtatcgaacaaactattgcaccgagtgtaaacaagttagctttacaaccaaactataacctcatgTAGGTGTAacctccccctaaacagagctggacacgcccacttttcagactttttccaaagtagaggtgtgaaaacactctgctgaaacgagggggtttcatggccctttaactctacattaataaacgtcagtaagcagtttataactgcagctaaaaatgctgtattcttgacttataagcacctaaataatgtgtttattaattgtatttttatacttagttaatgatttgtatttcagtactaaattaagtattgcattatttataaaccagttgtatttaagagtagttgagggtttttaggatcattcagaatgagttagtaaatgattaataaactattgaaatcaacatttatatatcttattattcaggcatatactaatagttaagtaatatgttaataaatgctttattaacttaactttGTGCAGTTTTGTGACGTAGTCTTAAGTGAggactatttttgttttataaatcccttataaatgactataaaaggctcagaatcaaatgaacattaatccttgcaatcttttctaaaaagtaaaattactgtaaagtttaaacgttgctgaataacaggagtgtcaagaTACGACAtgaaactggataaaacaacaacaacaatataataatttaacaatataataagatgtaatgtttaaactctgcagtgattttattttacagttgctCATCAGTCGGCACCACTAAccttttagataggcctgtgcaaaaacaaGCCACATTCAGTAAATGACAGAGAAAAAATATAATCTGACGCTGCACAAAAACTAACAATATATCAAAGCCAATGCTGTTACTAATCCttctgaaggattcggatttctgctttccaatccgtctaatcatggaccaacgtttatccttttctcatcatcttgtttctcatattttttttaattaaatataattatttgatcatttgaatgagtatttTGAATGAGTTTTtaactttgaattgattttaattaatgaataagttaacacattgcttgatataagaatgttcagtgcatttgcctgtctctttataactattttcagaagccactaaactaggtcagaggtcacggagtccttgagtggaactgagggctgaggactggaatcaactgtttctattgttatttctagtagTTATTACTATCTAAaatatctaaagtgattttgctgttttaaagtgataatacttttattcaagatagacttcgCGACaccctcccgctctccctcgtgaagccaatacggaagtaactgaaaatgCAAGTCATCAACTTGCCTTTGGGGAATGGCTCCAGGAACTCCAGATGTTCACcgactgcaatgctaaattggccaattATACAGCTAATAAAGCCAAAATAAATCATGCCcgtcatgacaactgtgagaggGTAAATTTTTATTCACTTACATTAAGTCTGCACAATTAAGAGCGTGGCCACCTGAGTGACAGCGAGGTCTTGCTTGTCGCTGCCACGttattccggctgattagctgctgaactcagcaaatacatcgtatttttgttttgttttatgtttctttaaacaGTCAGTTTCCTTTTGGGATTATCTCCAACAATTAGCAAATGAtgtggcatgctgagtgcacttaattgtgctcacaaaacaTTCATGTGgtctccatttcccaggtgagtgaagttatatacttatataccatctctataaatgcatttgttttatttaagatcatttatatttttctctagacctgtaatgcactccagaatctgacagactgattagctgtaggctctagaacagtcatctgaagcgttgtcatgcagtgttatgcctggatttcatcaatagccttgcatttactaacacagactatatctaaagtgtttggaagtaattcacgtGTTCATTACGTACAAAAACGTCAAAAGAActatgtttagtggctcaatgtattataacagtgtttttaaaagactaaacactttattgatatggtGTACAGCCAAGCaaatgtggtcagaacacaaacgagatGCAGGTAATGAattattaagcgtttctcccatagTAAAGTCTGTCTAAGCAGAATGCCAGCATGCGTCTGTAGCCCCGCTCATgctccacctctttgcccttgtttggtatcccctggTCGGTGTGACGACgcgtgaacaaaatggcgacagttggccacatctacttgtagcttcttttgcgctctttagaaacttATGGGTGTCATCagagatactacgtccatatcttttacagtctgtgttttttttttacgctcAAGTCAGTGACATCATGAACTTGCCATGTATTATGccaccttttacaagatgtaatatAAGACTGTGACGTCTATAGGGTGTGCATGTTAACTTTCAACTCAAAATACTCcacaaataatgctttataactctttgaaactgaccattttagactttgatcctaattgtggggttttggtgactgtcgctttaaattcagatgagattgtgctcttttcaaaagagggcggagctacagatgcatgtgtgtcagcatagcggcaaattcaaaaacaagactaatgtcctatgctaatgagggagagatggtcactagtgggcggggcttttcccctctgatgacatacaaatggagaatgccaatcaaagtgtttctgcagactgtttatatcaagtgtgattatgaaCAAAGAAAATTTACAAATTTTTACCATTACAATccggttatattcacacactgctgccacaaaactgtttaaaccccttataacaGTGGTTTTTGCATGATCGGTGCCCTTTAACGGAGGGTTGTGTatctaaaaatcctgcacaggtATCCTGCATGTGAATCTGACCTTGTGTGTGAGATGTTCAGTCATGCTGAGGTCCACACACAGACGCAGTCCTGCTGCTCGCGCCTCCTCCAGTCTCTCTTTGGTGATGGCTTTAATGACGCGTTTACTGAGCTGTGCGTCACTCACATCTGCAAGACAGAACACAGATCAGCTAGAAAGCAGCAGGAAAACATAATGTAACAGTTCATGTTTCAGGTTTTTTAAGTCTCTCATGAAAACTAAGActgcaattattttatttatgcatttacagttaactcaaaatgatttgtattcctgtgatttttttttttaaatatatatttctcagGCGATGTTGAACAAATCAAGTAAGGAATATTTTTCCTTCCTGATAAAGTCTTacgtgttttatttcagctaaaataaaagcagtatttataatatatttataatatatatatatatatatatatatatatatatatatatatatatatatatatatatatacagtatatatatatatatatatatatatatatatatatatatatatatatatatatatataaaactgtgcGTTTTATATGATAAAACTGTACAGCGCAATAAGACAGGTGACGCATTAATGGTCAGATCACCTTTATCTTGTCTGTTGAGCTTCTTCCTTAGTTTCTCCTCTTTCCTTTTGCTTTTTTTCACCTCCAGTCTTCTCTCCCAGTTACGCTGTTTCCGCATTACATTTTTCtgtaaagcaaaaataatttaataactcaaTGACACAGAAGAGCAGATCTAATAGCAGCATCTTTTATATTtgtctaaatgtattgtttatctcataatgcttttttttattattatttagctttaCTATTTGGttgaatgtgaatataaaaccaactttacctcaaagtgggaaaacaaaactttaaatgcACATTAacgttatttatttcattattttaactcctttaaaaaaaataattaaacggCAAACAAAAGACAtaatggcgaagataaaataaatcaattattagaaatgaattattaaaactattatgtttagaaacgtgttgaacaaatattatatatatatatatatatatatatatatatatatatatatatatatatatatatatatatatatttatatagatattttGTATTTGCTGAACATTTCCAGTTAAATGCATAACAAGTCTTTCACCATAGATTCATTCACCATAAAGAAGAGGAGTTCAGCTTTTTAAGTATATTCACAGTTCTGATCGCTTTACGACTTGAAAGTCCTTTAAAAgtctcaaaataatttttttttaaatcatcctTGAAATGGAGGATGTTAGGCTTTCTGTTTACACTTGTGCATATGAAACTTGCCTAATAATATCAACAGAATATAGACAGGAGATTCTTatcaatatcttttttttatctaCATAAAATATGACATCTcttttcttaataataattatatgacCACTCACTATATTAAATAGACATTCAACAtcaaaccaaaaaaaattaacatacaATCAAAAAAACTAATGCATAACAGTCTCAACTTCCATTCCGCAAAAAACTCCACTCCGATTCAGAAAGATCAACTTTACACCTCTTGAGAAGCTGGTTGGttggatatattttatgtataattttaaagTAGAGTTCACTGACTTTATTAGTCACACAATATTTGTTGTTATAAGTCCAGATCAAGTTCCAATTGATTTTCTCAAattgtttttttcaaaagtacttGTGTCTAAAAATTGCAGGACAATGAATCAAACGTCTAAGAAATGTATTATTACATTTTCTATCTTTGATATCAACACCCCCTAACAAAATCTCATTTTTTACTGTTAGTTTATTTGGTTCACTGTAACCCTCGAAAAGCCTCGCCAGGCCTGCTGGTATTGCGTTAATTACAATACTATAATCTCGTACTTAGAGGTCCtggaaaactaaaaatattatgaaatattaccGAGCGCGCGCTCTCCTCTCTGTCGTCACGCGCGTGCTCGAGCTCCACGTCAATGTGCAGAAACTCCAGTAAATCCGCGACCGGAGCCTCGTTTACTATAGTAAACCCACCGTCCGGAGAACAGCCACCTACACGAAGCTGTTCCTCCATCTGCTTGGATGTCTAAAAATAAAAGACCGTATATTCTGCCGAAAACAACGAAAAAACCATTATATTTATGTCATGACAAACATCACGAGACTGATAAAGTGAAAGTACTGTGTTTTTACACTGCTGAAGGTCTCCGCGAAAGCGACGAGTAACTGATAAACCACAAACATGTAAACGTgtgttaaaaacataaacaaagggTCGAAAACAACACGAAAACAAGCCACTGCTGCAAGTGTTTTGGAAAGTCGTTAGAATGGCGCAAGGTTATGACGTCAAGCAACCACGTTGTTGCAAAATTCATAATACCGgttaaatgtctgtgtaaatgTGATTAAAACTCCTTTATTGTGTGAAACCTACTTATACTAAAATGCAGATGTGCTTGTGGTAAAGCATATACACTACACGATAATAATTATGAATGTTTAGATTTGTTActcataaaatgtttaaataaatgaatctttacggcatttaaacattatttttcaacAGTCAATAAAATCAATATTGGTTATAATGTGAGCCGCATTCTCATCTTATTTTTGTTATCACTTAATTTATGATTTATTCTTAGAATAATTTTTCTTTCTTGAAATGCAATGACTTTAGTctcaacattttaatttaaactcgTTTCTCCTTATTTTATGATCTttatgatttattgttttaattaaacttttattctTAAATTGTTCtttaaatgtaacaaattttTCCCTTCAAAActtaatgaatttattttgtcaaaatttattcctaaggttttttttctccacatttaacacaacttttattttgaaatgtaactatttattaaccttttatttacacttttattcttttAATGTAACTACTTATTCCTCAAAACACAACagctttattataattttttttattctcatcattattatttataatatttttctccTAATTACAGTTTTCCTCAGTGGCTTtgctgcatttctcacaacactatttacatttgcacaacagttaatgcatttctcaaaacgaTTAGTCATTtatgcacatcctagtagcagtttctcattcttttcaacaaattgcagatgcttttggatgtgcatcaattgcttttatacaactctctgctgtttacaACATTAacatctgcttatgtcatgtcagttaaaattaagtaaacttgtaaatgctgacagtttttctcagtcgctttggtgcatttctcacaacactaatgcatttctgcacaacatttaatgcatttctcaaaacaataagtacaaactgcaaaacctagctgataacctgcaaaagcgcgtcacatgctcaaaatggagagttcattcctcaaaagcaagtactgatgtcaatcaaaggctgtttctcaatatgcgttcttcagcggtcttgcgtcctcgtgttcttgtgaaacgtcatcatcagctgcctaagttcagttccaatactcaagaccgcaagtacggaggacgcgtgaaacttcccggatgtgttcttgatatcgaggacgcactgatgctgacttgagcaccgaactcgctctggaagtcccagaagtcattgcgactggaggtgggaagtgctgcattttatttagatttattattaaagtttagaaatatcacttatttacctcaggagtttccctaaatgaaacggtgaaagtaaatattaacatgaacatcttaataaaggaataaacacattaagagttgtttgctgaaattcgtattaaaatctgttttatttatattgtgcagagtatatttctaatgtttttatgcaaagtatatattttgaagaggggaaaaacaataaatcgttgtatgagtgctgtaatgtttaaatagtttccatttaaaacacgtaaaggtcacatgaccatcaggaagaacgcagcatcccatttctcaaaggacgcgttctctgccctcgcggtctcctgagttcgttcttccgaggacacctggcaagaccgctctccacaagaacgcaagtccgttctctgcgttcttggaattgagaaacagccaatgtgtcagtgtcatcaagatgaaaagtgctgacaccattgtttatgaacaagatagtcaaatggctttgtcctgttttcattatgacagtttactctggacattttttttcaatgcaaaaaaaagtcagattttggtgacagcactatatacaatctgcacagccatttgaaaactacagtaaagttagacatcactgcatttagtgaggtatctgagtacaagacactgaatatgtatgtttcacatttttactctgcatttgctctttgcaattctaatttattcacagcattgtgcaaaagaataaacacaccccttatttacaacaaacataaactccctttaggtagagctgtgcacaactgtacacaatattgcagtacgcATTGGAACTGAGGCTACAACATaaacaggtctgtaaatcattcatgaaagtgttaaattttaaagacattttcaggaaaataaagatttaaatttgttttataaaatttgctagaaagattttgacaactagttcagcATTTTTGTAtgcaatgactcaagtaatgaaacgaggactattagttttatatggaatgccttgtcagcattcacaagtttagttaattttgactgacatgacattagcagatgttaatgtaataaacagcagagagttgtatgaaagcaattaatgcacgtccaaaagcatttgcatattgttggaaggaatgagaaactgctacactgcaaaaaatacttttcttacttagattttttgtcttgtttctagtccaaatatctaacaattcctaaatcaagaagaattttctagacaagcaaaacctactgtcttgttttgagaaataatatgccaatattaagtgggtttttccttaaaacaagcaaaataatctgccaatggggtaagcaaattaatcttacgtcaaaagaaaaaacaagattaatttgcttaccccattggcagattattttgcttgttttaaggaaaaactcacttacagtttttctcgattgcttggatgcagttgtcaactgaaactccacattttcaaaacagttaacacacaggcctaaacagcggcactcatggtcaaaatgacacattttgcttgcaaaaggcacatatcatgtcaaaacattaaaaatatgcaacaaaagctagttttaccttcaaactacacaacttgcaaacaagtatatgagctctttcaattaatcattacacaatggacaacaaaatacaaaatacagaactcaaaatgcaccaccattgcttgccattgtagcttataaccaatggcatttgttgtct contains:
- the trmt10b gene encoding tRNA methyltransferase 10 homolog B (The RefSeq protein has 4 substitutions compared to this genomic sequence), with product MEEQLRVGGCSPDGGFTIVNEAPVADLLEFLHIDVELEHARDDREESARSKNVMRKQRNWERRLEVKKSKRKEEKLRKKLNRQDKDVSDAQLSKRVIKAITKERLEGARAAGLRLCVDLSMTEHLTHKEISRLAAQIRRLYGSNKKALQPFHVFLTELQEDSLLYKECVGMNDGFMHYLIDVTEESWFHLFPSEDVIYLTPDASEALESVEEDKIYILGGLVDETIHKKISYTKAKELGVRTARLPIDEYMVKKENPKNFHSKILAINQVFDILLTFRDTRDWTKALMAGIPPGKGFVLASAASKPLEET